A segment of the Neisseria chenwenguii genome:
TTGCCCGAAGCCGTGCGGCAGATGAAAGAAGCCATGTTCCGCGCAAGGCTGCTGCCTTGAGTTTCAGACGGCATGATTTGAGGGATTGGGAAGGTCGTCTGAAACGGAAGTTTTCCGCAACCGTATTTATCGCGCTGAAACTTTTACGGACGTCATTTTTGTGCAGCAACTGCCGTAGGTACGGTTAGCCGCCCCAAAGGCGGCGTAACCGTACGAACCCACGCAAGCCGCAGTGTCTGAGTGTGCAAACCTTCCGACCCGTTTTTCAGACGGCATCGGCGGTATTATTTAAGACAAACGGCGCGATGTACGGTTACGCTGCCTTTGGGCGGCTAAAACCGTACCTACCGTTGATTGGTTTTGCAGCAGCAATATTTTTTCAGACGGCCTCAACCGCCTGCACGCAAGCAAAGGAGAACTCCCATGATTTACGGAATCGGCACCGACCTCGTTTCGCTCAAACGCATCGTGCGCATGAACAGAAAATACGGCACCGCCTTTGCCGAGCGTATCCTCAGTCCCGAAGAGCTGCGCGAATTTCCGCAGGCGGGCAAGCCGACCAACTACCTTGCCAAACGTTTCGCCGCCAAAGAAGCCTTCGCCAAAGCCGTCGGCACGGGCATCCGCGGTGCGGTGGTGTTCCGCAACATCGGCATCGGTCACGATGCTTTGGGTCGTCCCGAGTTTTACTACGCCCCCGCGCTGCAAAACTGGCTGGACGAACAGGGCATCCGCCACGTCAGCCTGAGTATGAGCGACGAGGGCGACACGGTTT
Coding sequences within it:
- the acpS gene encoding holo-ACP synthase; the encoded protein is MIYGIGTDLVSLKRIVRMNRKYGTAFAERILSPEELREFPQAGKPTNYLAKRFAAKEAFAKAVGTGIRGAVVFRNIGIGHDALGRPEFYYAPALQNWLDEQGIRHVSLSMSDEGDTVLAFAVAEK